The Streptomyces sp. NBC_01275 genome has a segment encoding these proteins:
- a CDS encoding fumarylacetoacetate hydrolase family protein gives MKLLRVGTAGAERPALLEADETLRDLSGVVDDIDGALLADDVALDRVRAAADSGELPFLDPTGLRIGPPLARIGKIVCIGLNYHDHARETGAEPPAEPVIFFKAADTVVGPYDTVLVPRGSAKTDWEVELAVVIGRTARYLGSAEEGLAHVGGYAVAHDVSEREFQIERGGTWDKGKNCETFNPLGPWLVTAEEVADPQDLSLRLWVNGELKQDGTTAEQIFSVGEVVRYVSQFMTLYPGDVINTGTPAGVALGQPEPKPYLRAGDVVELEIEALGRQRQEFKNA, from the coding sequence ATGAAGCTGCTGCGAGTCGGTACGGCGGGCGCGGAGCGCCCCGCGCTGCTCGAGGCCGACGAGACGCTGCGGGATCTGTCGGGCGTCGTGGACGACATCGACGGGGCGCTGCTCGCCGACGACGTGGCGCTCGACCGGGTCCGGGCCGCCGCCGACTCCGGCGAGCTGCCCTTCCTGGACCCGACCGGGCTGCGGATCGGGCCGCCGTTGGCGCGGATCGGCAAGATCGTGTGCATCGGGCTGAACTACCACGACCACGCCCGTGAGACGGGGGCCGAGCCGCCCGCCGAGCCGGTGATCTTCTTCAAGGCGGCGGACACGGTCGTAGGGCCGTACGACACCGTCCTCGTGCCGCGCGGGTCCGCCAAGACCGACTGGGAGGTGGAGCTGGCGGTCGTCATCGGACGTACCGCCCGCTACCTGGGGTCGGCGGAGGAGGGGCTCGCGCATGTCGGCGGGTACGCGGTGGCGCACGACGTGTCCGAGCGGGAGTTCCAGATCGAGCGGGGCGGCACCTGGGACAAGGGCAAGAACTGCGAGACGTTCAATCCGCTGGGGCCGTGGCTGGTGACGGCGGAGGAGGTCGCCGACCCGCAGGACCTGTCCCTCAGGCTCTGGGTCAACGGCGAGCTGAAACAGGACGGGACGACCGCGGAGCAGATCTTCTCGGTGGGGGAGGTCGTGCGGTACGTCAGTCAGTTCATGACGCTGTATCCCGGGGACGTCATCAACACCGGGACGCCGGCGGGCGTCGCGCTGGGGCAGCCGGAGCCGAAGCCTTATCTGCGGGCGGGGGATGTCGTCGAGCTGGAGATCGAGGCGCTCGGACGTCAGCGACAGGAGTTCAAGAACGCCTGA
- a CDS encoding YidC/Oxa1 family membrane protein insertase: MSGFAALVEHLADLLHPLFGASAAAAAIVLFTALVRLLVHPLSRAAARGQKARTALQPRIAELRKKHAKNPQKLQQAVLDLHAEEKVSPMSGLLPSLCQLPAFFLLYHLFSSSSIGGGANELLGHQLLSAPLGDRWTDALAGDGAFGAAGLVYLGLFAVVAVVASVNFVRARRVPAPQAAVGAEVPGLGTVAKVMPFLSFFTLVTVAVVPLAAALYVITSTTWSAVERAALYR; encoded by the coding sequence ATGTCCGGCTTCGCCGCCCTGGTCGAGCACCTCGCCGACCTCCTCCACCCCCTGTTCGGCGCGTCCGCCGCGGCCGCCGCGATCGTCCTGTTCACCGCTCTCGTACGACTCCTCGTGCACCCCCTGTCGCGGGCGGCCGCCCGGGGACAGAAGGCGCGTACGGCGTTGCAGCCGAGGATCGCCGAGCTGCGGAAGAAGCATGCGAAGAACCCCCAGAAGCTCCAGCAGGCGGTGCTGGACCTGCATGCCGAGGAGAAGGTGTCGCCGATGTCCGGGCTGCTGCCCAGCCTCTGCCAGCTGCCCGCCTTCTTCCTGCTCTACCACCTCTTCTCCAGCTCCTCCATCGGCGGCGGGGCCAACGAACTGCTCGGTCACCAGCTGCTCTCCGCGCCCCTCGGCGACCGCTGGACCGACGCGCTCGCCGGCGACGGGGCGTTCGGCGCGGCGGGGCTGGTCTACCTCGGGCTGTTCGCGGTCGTCGCGGTCGTCGCGTCCGTCAACTTCGTACGGGCCAGGCGGGTGCCTGCGCCTCAGGCGGCCGTCGGCGCCGAGGTGCCCGGGCTCGGCACGGTCGCCAAGGTCATGCCGTTCCTGTCCTTCTTCACCCTGGTCACCGTCGCCGTCGTGCCGCTGGCCGCCGCGCTGTACGTGATCACGAGCACGACGTGGAGCGCGGTCGAGCGGGCGGCGCTCTACCGCTGA
- a CDS encoding DUF6412 domain-containing protein, whose product MIRSRTAYSLLSLSFVLGVLLLDAGSLSATVALAATAAAGSALAVCTLVAARSAPAVPPTRVRTAIRDRARRTAFLPQRDPDASGRPRPRAPGHALPTTVA is encoded by the coding sequence ATGATCCGCAGCCGCACCGCCTACTCCCTCCTCTCCCTCTCCTTCGTCCTCGGCGTGCTGCTGCTCGACGCCGGCAGCCTCTCGGCCACCGTCGCGCTCGCCGCGACCGCCGCCGCCGGGTCCGCGCTCGCCGTCTGCACCCTCGTCGCCGCGCGCAGCGCGCCCGCCGTGCCGCCCACCCGGGTGCGTACGGCCATCAGGGACCGGGCCCGCCGTACGGCCTTCCTGCCGCAACGCGACCCCGACGCCTCCGGCCGGCCCCGACCCAGGGCCCCCGGCCACGCCCTCCCGACGACCGTCGCGTAG
- a CDS encoding class E sortase: MPVRRVVEHGALRRRARRRRVLWSGAEVLVTAGVLVLLLVVHQLWWTNREARQGAERQVEALERQWGTTTTGDDPSDADAESSSDADSGAGPADRSDSGSAATRPSDSAQQSTTPRPSRAYAVLAVPRLRLRVPVAEGTSKRNVLNKGYVGHYTGTQQPGEAGNFALAGHRNTHGEPFRYLNRLRPKDTVEVETAEATYTYVVDRVLPQTSPRDSGVIRPVPRSLSHPSYGYDAPGRYLTLTTCTPEYTSRYRLVVWGKLTSTRPRG, encoded by the coding sequence ATGCCTGTGCGCAGAGTCGTGGAGCACGGCGCCCTGCGTCGGCGTGCCCGCCGCCGACGGGTCCTGTGGAGCGGGGCCGAAGTCCTGGTCACCGCCGGAGTGTTGGTCCTGCTCCTCGTCGTCCATCAGCTGTGGTGGACCAACCGGGAGGCCAGGCAGGGCGCCGAGCGGCAGGTCGAGGCGCTGGAACGGCAGTGGGGCACCACGACGACCGGCGACGACCCCTCCGATGCCGATGCCGAGTCCAGTTCTGACGCCGATTCCGGTGCCGGTCCCGCCGACCGCTCCGATTCCGGCTCGGCCGCCACCCGACCCTCCGACTCCGCACAGCAGTCGACCACCCCCCGCCCCTCCCGTGCCTACGCCGTCCTCGCCGTCCCCCGTCTCCGCCTCCGCGTCCCCGTCGCCGAGGGCACCAGCAAGCGGAACGTCCTCAACAAGGGGTACGTCGGCCACTACACCGGCACCCAACAGCCGGGAGAGGCAGGCAACTTCGCGCTCGCCGGGCATCGCAACACCCACGGCGAGCCCTTCCGGTACCTCAACCGGCTGCGGCCGAAGGACACCGTCGAGGTGGAGACCGCGGAGGCGACCTACACCTACGTCGTGGACAGGGTCCTGCCGCAGACCTCACCCCGCGACTCGGGCGTGATCCGGCCCGTACCGCGCTCGCTCAGCCATCCCTCCTACGGCTACGACGCTCCCGGCCGCTATCTCACCCTCACCACCTGCACACCGGAGTACACCTCCCGGTATCGTCTGGTGGTGTGGGGGAAGTTGACCTCCACGCGACCTAGGGGATGA
- a CDS encoding beta-1,6-galactanase: protein MIRRRTLLAATGGAFLGSALATGTAHADATISVNPSTTYGTWEGWGTSLAWWANVFGARNDFADIFFTTNSVSYGGKTLPGLGLNIARYNLGACSWNTVSGSSMAASANIPGFKQIEGYWQDWNNEDPTSSAWDWTADANQRAMLQKAVSRGATTELFANSPMWWMCLNHNPSGASDGGNNLQSWNYRQHASHLAAVALYAKSNWGVNFATVDPFNEPSSSWWTATGTQEGCHMDATVQSAVLPYMRSELDKRGLTATKISASDETNYDLARTTWNSFSSTTKGYVNRVNVHGYQGSGGRRDLLYTDVVTTAGKALWNSETGDNDGTGLSMASNLLYDFRWLHPTAWVYWQVMDPSTNWAMIAYDASTLAAGAVTTKYYVMAQFSRHIRPGMTILDTGVSYAVAAIDKTAKRLVIVAANTSTSAQTLTFDLSRFTTVTGGSSGSVPRWNTVTSGSGDLYTAHSDTSLSGKTISVPFAAGAVQTLQVDGVTI from the coding sequence ATGATCCGACGCAGAACACTGCTGGCGGCCACGGGCGGAGCGTTCCTCGGAAGCGCCCTCGCGACGGGCACCGCCCACGCCGACGCGACGATTTCCGTCAACCCGTCGACGACGTACGGCACTTGGGAGGGCTGGGGCACCTCCCTCGCCTGGTGGGCGAACGTCTTCGGCGCCCGGAACGACTTCGCCGACATCTTCTTCACGACGAACTCGGTGTCGTACGGCGGCAAGACGCTGCCCGGCCTCGGACTGAACATCGCCCGTTACAACCTGGGCGCGTGCAGTTGGAACACCGTGAGCGGCTCCAGCATGGCGGCCTCCGCCAACATCCCCGGCTTCAAGCAGATCGAGGGCTACTGGCAGGACTGGAACAACGAGGACCCGACGTCGTCGGCGTGGGACTGGACGGCCGACGCCAACCAGCGGGCGATGCTCCAGAAGGCGGTGTCCCGGGGCGCGACGACCGAGCTGTTCGCCAACTCCCCCATGTGGTGGATGTGCCTGAACCACAACCCCTCCGGCGCCTCCGACGGCGGCAACAACCTCCAGTCCTGGAACTACCGCCAGCACGCCTCCCACCTGGCCGCCGTCGCCCTGTACGCCAAGTCGAACTGGGGCGTGAACTTCGCGACGGTCGACCCCTTCAACGAGCCCTCCTCGTCCTGGTGGACGGCGACGGGCACACAGGAGGGCTGCCACATGGACGCGACGGTCCAGTCGGCCGTACTCCCTTACATGCGCAGCGAGTTGGACAAGCGCGGGCTGACGGCGACGAAGATCTCCGCTTCGGACGAGACGAACTACGACCTGGCCCGTACGACGTGGAACTCGTTCTCGTCGACGACGAAGGGGTACGTGAACCGGGTCAACGTCCACGGCTACCAGGGCTCGGGCGGCCGCCGGGACCTGCTCTACACGGACGTGGTGACGACGGCCGGCAAGGCCCTGTGGAACTCCGAGACCGGCGACAACGACGGCACGGGCCTGTCGATGGCCAGCAACCTGCTCTACGACTTCCGCTGGCTGCACCCGACGGCCTGGGTCTACTGGCAGGTCATGGACCCGTCGACGAACTGGGCGATGATCGCGTACGACGCGAGCACGCTCGCCGCGGGCGCGGTGACGACGAAGTACTACGTGATGGCCCAGTTCAGCCGCCACATCCGCCCCGGCATGACGATCCTCGACACGGGCGTGAGCTACGCGGTGGCGGCGATCGACAAGACGGCGAAGAGGCTGGTGATCGTGGCCGCGAACACGTCGACCTCGGCCCAGACCCTGACCTTCGACCTCTCCCGCTTCACCACCGTGACCGGCGGCTCGTCCGGCTCGGTCCCCCGCTGGAACACCGTGACAAGCGGTTCCGGGGACCTCTACACGGCCCACTCGGACACGTCCCTGAGCGGAAAGACGATCAGCGTGCCGTTCGCGGCGGGCGCGGTGCAGACGCTTCAGGTGGACGGGGTGACGATCTAG
- a CDS encoding SEC-C domain-containing protein, giving the protein MRPDTPAENVDHTAEAARLERTAGRYPEDAEALLLQAAAHLELAGDRPAATTLYDRLLSSSSTSASDGPESLESPHLVRALKASNLWEYGHEAEARAIIEGIRAAAPRDPAPWVIVAESLESHDELEAAQETFTEGVTLLLTDAAEPPHSAHPLLFGRHRVRRMLGAAHDDWDVLADTLHSSPVSLDELHDPKRVWSLGSDNPAELAAEISRLRAELGAYREELSRPFPVAVLHWPAGELAELVAAYPFLAVEYPSHEEHLATIEASLRELAASGTPNLGIVTGTVPSYEAFAASELASPGESELLPQYATTLAARGRAVAWPPERGAECWCGSGRGYGGCHGA; this is encoded by the coding sequence ATGCGCCCCGACACGCCTGCCGAGAACGTCGACCACACCGCCGAAGCGGCACGCCTGGAGCGGACCGCCGGCCGGTATCCCGAGGACGCGGAGGCCCTGCTGCTGCAGGCCGCGGCCCACCTGGAACTGGCCGGCGACCGCCCCGCCGCAACGACCCTGTACGACCGTCTCCTGTCCTCCTCGTCCACCTCCGCCTCGGACGGTCCGGAGAGCCTGGAGAGTCCTCACCTGGTCCGAGCGCTGAAGGCCTCGAACCTGTGGGAGTACGGCCACGAGGCCGAGGCCAGAGCGATCATCGAGGGAATCCGGGCGGCCGCCCCGCGGGACCCGGCGCCCTGGGTGATCGTCGCGGAGTCCCTGGAGTCCCACGACGAGCTGGAGGCGGCGCAGGAGACGTTCACGGAAGGCGTGACGCTGCTCCTGACGGACGCGGCGGAGCCGCCCCACTCCGCACACCCCCTCCTCTTCGGCCGCCACCGCGTACGGCGGATGCTCGGCGCGGCCCACGACGACTGGGACGTCCTGGCCGACACCCTCCACTCCTCCCCCGTCTCCCTGGACGAGCTGCACGACCCCAAGCGCGTCTGGTCCCTCGGCTCGGACAACCCGGCGGAGCTGGCAGCCGAGATCTCCCGCCTCCGAGCGGAGCTCGGCGCGTACCGGGAGGAACTGTCCCGCCCGTTCCCGGTGGCGGTCCTGCACTGGCCGGCGGGCGAACTGGCCGAACTGGTCGCCGCGTATCCCTTCCTGGCGGTGGAGTACCCCTCCCACGAGGAGCACCTCGCGACGATAGAGGCGTCACTGAGGGAACTGGCCGCCTCGGGGACTCCGAACCTGGGGATCGTGACAGGGACGGTGCCTTCTTACGAGGCGTTCGCCGCCTCCGAGCTGGCTTCCCCGGGAGAGTCCGAGCTGCTGCCGCAGTACGCGACGACCTTGGCGGCGCGGGGGCGGGCGGTGGCCTGGCCGCCGGAGCGGGGGGCGGAGTGTTGGTGTGGGTCGGGGCGGGGTTATGGGGGGTGTCACGGAGCGTAG
- a CDS encoding ParB N-terminal domain-containing protein — MNTPMGDPDRRAYLTARTSIGDVPLSAWPRTDKSLRLVELETEWVRLSTQNHRTKAEQQREAQRQGQDDLFTADPLGPTAQEWQLTILAGQSKFGQLKEDLLARGQQEPAIVTADGVLINGNRRTAALRTLKREGHLQFSYVRCLVLPSDATAEEILTLEAELQVARDFREDYSWINEAMMIEELYELSGRDWDQTAKRMHRAKKDVQGQYEKLLLVQQLVNQSQGTRLPIDFTENETAFDELAKYIRNKPRAEAEGVKTAYFLGVLSGVNYRQLRHLRCEDAQALVDRELEGESGLAAIVDTARTARAEVDEDDLLSDLMGEDAPRGSVVEDVLRLVVTRRPEAVVELPDGGSVPMQSVLNSLSGVVSSAAREADERNREQDAVEAPFQRADKAFKELDRIPALLRRARAHSAWDEEAFQGEIDRIDKLVAKIRETS; from the coding sequence GTGAACACCCCGATGGGCGATCCCGACCGCCGCGCCTACCTGACGGCGCGCACGTCGATAGGCGACGTCCCGCTGTCGGCTTGGCCTCGGACGGACAAGAGCCTGCGCCTCGTCGAGCTCGAGACCGAATGGGTCCGCCTCTCCACGCAGAACCACCGCACGAAGGCCGAGCAGCAGCGAGAGGCCCAACGGCAGGGACAGGACGACCTCTTCACCGCCGACCCGCTCGGCCCCACCGCGCAGGAGTGGCAGCTCACCATCCTGGCCGGGCAGTCGAAGTTCGGCCAGCTGAAGGAGGACCTGCTGGCGCGTGGTCAGCAGGAGCCGGCCATCGTCACGGCCGACGGTGTGCTGATCAACGGCAACCGCAGGACCGCCGCCCTGCGCACGCTGAAGCGCGAGGGCCATCTGCAGTTCAGCTACGTGCGCTGCCTCGTGCTGCCCTCAGACGCGACCGCCGAGGAGATCCTGACGCTGGAGGCCGAGCTCCAGGTCGCCCGGGACTTCCGCGAGGACTACTCCTGGATCAACGAGGCGATGATGATCGAGGAGCTCTACGAGCTGTCCGGCCGCGACTGGGATCAGACCGCCAAGCGCATGCACCGCGCCAAGAAGGACGTGCAGGGACAGTACGAGAAACTGCTGCTGGTCCAGCAGCTGGTGAACCAGTCGCAGGGAACGCGCCTGCCCATCGACTTCACCGAGAACGAGACCGCCTTCGACGAGCTGGCGAAGTACATCCGCAACAAGCCGCGCGCCGAGGCCGAGGGCGTGAAGACCGCCTACTTCCTGGGCGTGCTCTCCGGCGTCAACTACCGCCAGCTGAGGCATCTGCGGTGCGAGGACGCGCAGGCGCTGGTCGACAGGGAGCTGGAGGGCGAGTCCGGGCTCGCGGCGATCGTCGACACGGCGAGGACCGCGCGGGCCGAGGTCGACGAGGACGACCTGTTGAGCGACCTCATGGGCGAGGACGCGCCTCGGGGGTCGGTCGTCGAGGACGTCCTGCGCCTTGTCGTCACCCGGCGCCCCGAGGCCGTCGTAGAGCTGCCCGACGGCGGCTCTGTTCCCATGCAGAGCGTCCTGAACAGCCTGTCCGGCGTGGTCTCCAGCGCTGCGCGCGAGGCTGACGAGCGCAACCGCGAGCAGGACGCGGTGGAGGCGCCGTTCCAGAGGGCGGACAAGGCCTTCAAGGAGCTCGACCGCATCCCGGCCCTGTTGCGCAGGGCGCGCGCCCACTCCGCCTGGGACGAGGAGGCCTTCCAGGGCGAGATCGACCGCATCGACAAGCTCGTCGCGAAGATCCGGGAGACTTCGTGA
- a CDS encoding DEAD/DEAH box helicase, translated as MISAELEVHVRPVVVLRRHEGANPGAWALLQEALQRGVVGGSHDVIESRVDVFFAELEAVADARRRFHQRIEFGDELGRQLRALAEDRKKRARVLEDTSVVAPEDLAAELAAAGFRRELKPFQLENLARLTSLPHGADFSVPGAGKTTVALAGFALNRARGDVEQLLVIGPIAAFQAWKEDAAVCLSPKPVLEVHAGPRTLLRDDLDILLTNYNRVASDYDRIRAYISRRPTQVVLDEAHRIKKGEAGVHGRAVLDLAFAARRRDVLTGTPAPQGANDLVAPMRFLYPGQDRKILPRGAYTESNGRDPDVVAETSAAIHRYFVRTPKSRLGLPPTEFEIVAEPMGRLQKAIYEALEGRYRGEFALAVKDRRDFSRLGRIMMYLLEAATNPALLVAGSDEHDQSEFAHPPLELRGDEALADLLRQYAAYESPWKYDRVREIVEGAAARGEKVLVWSTFVRNLKLLSSALGEFRPAVVHGGVRPADGAPPGALTRDAEFDRFRNDPDCHVLLANPAACGEGISLHHWCHQAVYLDRTFNAGHYLQSQDRIHRLGLREDVVTRFTLLLSDDSIDETVNGRLRDKIVVLSQLMNDPGLVTAALPEPDTDESVPAVVDDDATALLRALQRRS; from the coding sequence GTGATCTCTGCCGAACTGGAGGTGCACGTCCGCCCGGTCGTCGTCCTGCGCCGGCACGAGGGAGCGAACCCCGGCGCCTGGGCGCTGCTGCAGGAGGCGCTGCAGCGCGGCGTGGTGGGCGGCTCGCACGACGTGATCGAATCCCGCGTCGACGTCTTCTTCGCCGAGCTGGAGGCCGTCGCGGACGCCCGTCGGCGCTTTCACCAGCGCATCGAGTTCGGCGACGAGCTCGGCCGACAGCTGCGCGCGCTCGCCGAGGACAGGAAGAAGCGGGCCAGGGTCCTGGAGGACACGTCCGTCGTCGCCCCGGAGGATCTCGCGGCCGAGCTCGCCGCGGCCGGGTTCCGACGCGAGCTGAAGCCGTTCCAGCTGGAGAACCTGGCCCGGTTGACGAGCCTCCCGCACGGCGCCGACTTCTCGGTGCCCGGCGCGGGCAAGACGACGGTCGCGCTCGCCGGGTTCGCGTTGAACCGGGCGCGCGGCGACGTCGAGCAGCTTCTGGTGATCGGCCCGATCGCCGCGTTCCAGGCGTGGAAGGAGGACGCGGCCGTATGCCTCAGCCCGAAGCCCGTGCTGGAGGTCCATGCCGGGCCGCGCACCCTGCTGCGGGACGACCTTGACATCCTGCTGACCAACTACAACCGAGTCGCCTCGGACTACGACCGCATCCGCGCCTACATCAGCCGGCGCCCCACCCAGGTCGTGCTCGACGAGGCGCACCGCATCAAGAAGGGCGAGGCCGGGGTGCACGGCCGTGCCGTGCTCGACCTCGCCTTCGCCGCCCGCCGCCGGGACGTGCTCACCGGCACCCCGGCCCCGCAGGGCGCGAACGACCTGGTGGCGCCCATGCGCTTCCTCTACCCCGGGCAGGACCGCAAGATCCTGCCCCGCGGCGCGTACACGGAGTCGAACGGACGGGACCCCGACGTCGTGGCCGAGACCAGCGCCGCCATCCACCGGTACTTCGTCCGCACCCCGAAGTCCAGGCTGGGGCTGCCTCCCACCGAGTTCGAGATCGTCGCGGAGCCGATGGGGCGCCTGCAGAAGGCGATCTACGAAGCGCTGGAGGGCCGCTACCGGGGCGAGTTCGCGTTGGCGGTGAAGGACCGGCGGGACTTCAGCAGGCTCGGGCGGATCATGATGTACCTGCTGGAGGCCGCGACGAACCCGGCGCTGCTGGTCGCCGGCTCCGACGAGCACGACCAGTCGGAGTTCGCCCATCCGCCGCTCGAACTGCGCGGCGACGAGGCGCTCGCGGACCTGCTGCGGCAGTACGCCGCCTACGAGTCGCCGTGGAAGTACGACAGGGTCCGGGAGATCGTGGAAGGAGCGGCCGCACGTGGCGAGAAGGTCCTCGTCTGGTCGACCTTCGTACGGAACCTGAAGCTGTTGAGCAGCGCCCTGGGCGAGTTCCGTCCGGCGGTCGTCCACGGCGGGGTGCGCCCCGCCGACGGGGCGCCGCCCGGCGCCCTGACCCGGGACGCGGAGTTCGACCGCTTTCGCAACGATCCCGACTGCCATGTGCTCCTGGCGAACCCCGCCGCCTGCGGTGAGGGCATCAGCCTGCACCACTGGTGCCATCAGGCCGTGTACCTCGACCGCACGTTCAACGCCGGTCACTATCTGCAGAGCCAGGACCGCATCCACCGCCTCGGGCTGCGCGAGGACGTCGTCACCCGCTTCACGCTGCTGCTCAGCGACGACAGCATCGACGAGACGGTGAACGGCAGGCTCCGCGACAAGATCGTCGTCCTGTCCCAGCTGATGAACGATCCCGGTCTGGTGACCGCCGCCCTGCCCGAGCCCGACACCGACGAGAGCGTCCCCGCCGTCGTGGACGACGACGCGACGGCGCTGCTGCGAGCACTCCAGCGCCGGTCATGA
- a CDS encoding DUF3883 domain-containing protein has translation MTLLPSHGLAFGTLLLADAAARAPRTDVEAWAQAAAAQAPYWARSLDLRATARALVRRGLAQATDAGIRPTAPLRVLAGLESGALRATARVLLAASPPSWLALAVRSGHVVRDYVPAADLKALAWLEPELDALLLGVAVQQRRADEEAWRERLGAAAETVVLSALRRAGRDAVQVSLVSDAYGYDVEVCDPPPAQIEVKGAGPETREGFHLTRHEFETAQRRPDTWRLVQVVFHSCAFSADVLDPGHIADVRQLTPRALRAVVPEDTAAFFWEQSALLTPPATAWRAADLKPSADFSAPGLARRPPAREEAGR, from the coding sequence ATGACGCTGCTCCCGAGCCACGGCCTGGCCTTCGGCACGCTGCTGCTGGCAGACGCCGCAGCCCGCGCCCCGCGGACCGACGTAGAGGCATGGGCACAGGCGGCCGCGGCCCAAGCTCCTTACTGGGCCCGCTCACTGGACCTGCGCGCGACGGCTCGCGCCCTGGTCCGGCGGGGACTCGCCCAGGCGACGGACGCAGGCATACGGCCGACGGCGCCGCTGCGCGTCCTCGCCGGCCTGGAGTCCGGCGCCCTTCGGGCGACGGCGCGCGTGCTGCTGGCGGCCTCGCCTCCGTCCTGGCTGGCCCTGGCGGTCCGCTCGGGCCACGTCGTGCGCGACTACGTCCCCGCGGCCGACCTCAAGGCGCTCGCCTGGCTGGAGCCGGAGCTGGACGCCCTGCTGCTCGGCGTCGCCGTCCAGCAGCGCCGGGCGGACGAGGAGGCGTGGCGCGAGCGTCTGGGAGCGGCCGCCGAGACGGTGGTCCTCTCGGCTCTGCGCCGAGCGGGCCGCGACGCCGTGCAGGTGTCCCTCGTCTCCGACGCCTACGGCTACGACGTGGAGGTGTGCGATCCGCCGCCGGCGCAGATCGAGGTGAAGGGGGCCGGACCGGAGACGCGAGAAGGCTTCCACCTCACCCGTCATGAGTTCGAGACGGCCCAGCGCCGCCCCGACACCTGGCGTCTGGTGCAGGTCGTGTTCCACTCCTGCGCGTTCAGCGCCGACGTTCTCGACCCCGGCCACATCGCAGACGTACGACAGCTCACTCCGCGCGCGCTGCGCGCCGTCGTCCCCGAGGACACCGCCGCCTTCTTCTGGGAGCAGTCCGCCCTGCTCACACCCCCCGCGACCGCTTGGCGGGCAGCCGACCTGAAGCCGTCCGCGGACTTCAGCGCGCCTGGCCTGGCCCGACGCCCCCCGGCCCGCGAAGAGGCCGGCCGCTGA
- a CDS encoding very short patch repair endonuclease, which translates to MDGEESEVAGGEKGTKTGGRGRARASHASPVEKDSPADTTSVTAKASSAARTLPAADASRARARSEESWASSDGVRASMRANKSRDTKPELALRRAVHARGLRYRVAARPIKELRRTADLVFTKARVAVFLDGCFWHGCPEHHTVAVRNGGYWASKVERNRARDVDTDRRLEEAGWSVVRVWEHEDPLQAAAKVEKTVAEARRALRRGTATPPGGSEDED; encoded by the coding sequence ATGGACGGGGAAGAATCCGAGGTCGCAGGCGGCGAGAAGGGGACGAAGACAGGGGGTCGCGGTCGCGCCCGGGCATCCCATGCCTCGCCGGTCGAGAAGGACTCTCCAGCCGACACGACCTCCGTGACCGCCAAGGCCTCGTCAGCCGCCAGGACCCTGCCGGCCGCCGACGCCTCCCGGGCGCGGGCGCGGTCCGAGGAGTCCTGGGCTTCGTCCGACGGCGTGCGGGCCAGCATGCGGGCGAACAAGAGCCGCGACACGAAACCGGAGCTGGCGCTGCGGCGGGCGGTGCACGCGCGCGGGCTGCGCTACCGGGTCGCCGCCCGCCCGATCAAGGAACTGCGCCGCACGGCGGACCTGGTGTTCACCAAGGCGCGGGTCGCGGTCTTCCTCGACGGATGCTTCTGGCACGGCTGCCCGGAGCACCACACCGTCGCCGTGCGCAACGGCGGCTACTGGGCGTCGAAGGTGGAGCGCAACCGGGCGCGGGACGTGGACACGGACCGGCGGCTCGAAGAGGCGGGCTGGTCGGTCGTACGGGTGTGGGAGCACGAGGACCCGCTGCAGGCGGCGGCCAAGGTGGAGAAGACGGTGGCCGAGGCGCGGCGGGCGCTGCGCCGGGGAACGGCGACTCCTCCAGGGGGCTCGGAAGACGAGGACTGA